The window GTGCGGATAGTCCCTTAAAATCGATAGGATCATCGTGATAGACGTCTATCTCGCTATTCAATTTTATTGTTGTTGATTAGAAAAACAATAATTGATGAAAATATGATTAAAAACAAAATGGTTTACGCGTTATGTAGAATACGTAACTATTTGTCTAACAGAATTTCCTGTATAATGTCTGCCTTTTTGACATTCTGAATTTTCAGCCCGTGTTTCGCAGATAAATAGGGTTCAGCAAAATGCCAAAATCCCGCAGCAAGCAAAAGCACAACAGCTGAGTAAAAGGATATTGTATGCGTACTAATTATTGTGGGCAGTTAAACATCGCTCACGAAGGCCAAAAAGTCACTCTTAGTGGATGGGTAAACCGCCGTCGCGATTTAGGTGGTTTGATTTTTATCGATATGCGTGACCGTGAAGGGATCGTGCAAGTTTTCTTCGACCCCGATCGTAAAGACATATTTGAAAAAGCGTCAGAACTGCGTAATGAGTTCTGTATCCAAATCACAGGGACAGTACGCGCACGTCCAGATAGCCAAAAAAATAAAGATATGGCAACGGGCGAAATTGAAGTTTTTGCTGAAGAACTGAATGTTTTCAATAAGTCAGAGCCACTACCATTAGATAGCAACCAAACGAATACAGAAGAGCGTCGTTTAAAATATCGCTATTTAGATTTGCGCCGTCCAGAGATGTCTGAGCGTCTGCGCACGCGTGCCAAAATTACCAGCTTTGTTCGTAACTTTATGGATAACGAAGGGTTTTTGGACGTTGAAACGCCAATGCTAACCAAAGCAACACCAGAAGGTGCTCGTGACTATTTAGTGCCAAGTCGTGTTCATAAAGGTAAATTTTACGCATTACCTCAATCACCGCAACTGTTTAAACAGTTGCTGATGATGTCAGGCTTTGACCGTTATTATCAAATCGTAAAATGCTTCCGCGATGAAGATTTACGTGCAGACCGCCAGCCTGAATTTACCCAAATCGATGTTGAAACCTCTTTCATGACCGCAGAGCAAGTGCGTGAAATTATGGAACGTATGATCCGTAATTTATGGTTAGAGGTAAAAGGGGTTGATTTAGGCAACTTCCCAATCATGACCTTTGCGGAAGCTATGCGTCGTTATGGTTCAGATAAACCAGACTTACGTAACCCAATGGAGCTGGTGGATGTGGCGGATATCGTAAAAGATGTTGAATTTGCGGTGTTCTCAGGCCCAGCAAATGACCCGAAAGGCCGTGTTGCAGCTCTGAAAGTTCCTGGTGGCGCAGCTATGACGCGTAAACAAATCGACGAATATGGTCAATTTGTTGGTATTTATGGTGCGAAAGGCTTGGCTTGGATGAAAGTCAACGAGCGAGCTAAAGGCCTTGAAGGCATTCAAAGCCCAGTTGCAAAATTCTTGAGTGAAGATGTGATTAACCAGTTATTAGACCGTACTGGTGCTGTTGATGGCGATATCTTGTTATTCGGCGCGGGCGCAAAAAATGTAGTGACCGATTCAATGGGTGCGTTACGTTTGAAAGTCGGTCGTGACTTTGAATTAACCGATTTAAATAGCTGGCAACCACTGTGGGTGATTGATTTCCCAATGTTTGAAGATAATGGTGAAGGCGGGTTAACTGCGATGCACCATCCATTTACTTCACCTAAAGATTTCTCACCTGAAGAACTGGCGAGTAAACCTGAAGAAGCCGTTGCTAATGCGTATGATATGGTCATCAATGGTTACGAAGTTGGTGGTGGTTCAGTACGTATTCACCGCAATGAAATGCAACAAACAGTATTTAGCATTCTAGGTATTAATGAAGAAGACCAACGTGAAAAATTTGGCTTCTTATTGGATGCATTGAAATATGGTACACCGCCACACGCAGGTTTAGCATTTGGTCTTGACCGTTTAGTCATGTTGTTAACAGGCACTGATAATATTCGTGATGTTATTGCTTTCCCGAAAACAACAGCAGCTGCGTGCCTAATGACGAATGCACCGAGCCATGCGAATCCTGATTCATTAACGGAACTCGCTATCGCGGTGGTTGCGAAAGACGAAGAGTAAGTTCAATGAAAAAATATAAGCGCCCGGAATCAGTATTAGTCATTATTGTGGCTCAAAGTAGTGGGCGGGTGCTTATGTTACGACGTAAAGACGACCCAAACTTCTGGCAATCAGTGACTGGAAGTTTGGAGCCTGATGAAAAGCCGTACGAAACGGCGTATCGTGAAATTAAAGAAGAGACAGGTTTTGAGGTTGAACAAAACCAGCTACAAGATTTGTCGCACAGTATCATCTTTGAAATTTTCCCGCATTTCAGGCATCGTTATGCACCCGATGTTACGCATTGTAAAGAACATTGGTTTAAAATGGTGCAAAGTGAAGAAAAAATGCCATTACTGACGGAACACAGTGAATTTCGTTGGCTAGCCCCCGATGAAGCAGCGAGCTTAACGAAATCCTGGAGCAACAGTCAGGCTATTTTAGAATTTGCTGTTTAATTATTTATTGACGTTTTTTGGAGATATTTCATGGCAGGTCATAGTAAATGGGCCAACACCAAACACCGTAAAGCGGCACAAGATGCTAAACGCGGTAAAATTTTCACTAAAATTATCCGTGAATTAGTGACTGCAGCTCGTTTAGGTGGTGGTGATCCCGCAACTAACCCGCGTTTACGTGCGGCTATAGATAAAGCATTATCTAACAACATGACTCGTGACACTTTAAACCGTGCTATCGCACGTGGTGTTGGTAATGATGATAATGATAATATGGAAACCATCATTTATGAAGGTTATGGCCCAGGTGGAACGGCTGTTATGGTTGAATGCTTAAGTGATAACCGTAACCGTACTGTTTCTGAAGTGCGTCATGCATTTACTAAAACGGGTGGTAACTTGGGTACAGACGGTTCCGTTTCTTACTTATTTACTAAACGCGGCGTGATCACTTATGCACCTGGCGTTGATGAAGATGCCATAATGGATGCGGCATTAGAAGCAGGCGCTGATGATGTTGAAACTTATGATGATGGTGCAATCGATGTTTACACAACACCAGAAACGTTTGGTGAAGTGAAAGATGCACTAGATGCTGCAGGTTTCACCAGTGAAGCCGCAGAAGTATCGATGATCCCATCGACTAAAGCGGAGTTAGATGCAGAAACGGCTCCTAAATTATTACGTCTTATTGATATGTTAGAAGATTCAGACGACGTACAGGAAGTTTACCACAATGGTGATATTTCTGACGAAGTCGCTGCCACACTGTAAGTCGTGAGGCACTAAGTGGCCATTTAGTCATTTAGCATAATCCGCGTAGAGAAAGCGGGCTGGCGCAGCCTGTTTTCTCTAACGCCTTCTATTCTTTCCTTTCCTTTATCCGCTATACTTTCTTTGTATCGACGAGCTAACTAAAACAGTTTAATTAATATAACGAGGAATAAATAAACGTATATGGCGATTATTTTAGGTATTGACCCCGGTTCTCGTGTTACGGGATACGGTGTTATTCGCCAGCAAGGCCGGCAATTGCTGTATTTAGGCAGTGGATGTATTCGTACCCAAGTTGATGATTTACCAAGTCGTCTGCAACGAATTTATGCGGGTGTCTCGGAAATTATCACCCAATATCAACCTGATGTATTATCCATTGAACAAGTTTTTATGGCGAAGAATGCGGATTCAGCATTAAAACTTGGTCAAGCCCGAGGGGCTGCAATTGTTGCTGCTGCAAACATGAATATACCCGTATTCGAATATGCGGCTCGCCAAGTGAAACAAACGGTTGTAGGCACAGGAGCTGCAGAAAAAAGCCAAGTACAACATATGGTTAAATCGATTCTGAAGTTGTCGGCGAGCCCACAATCTGATGCGGCAGATGCTTTGGCAATTGCGATTACACATTGCCATTTCAATCAAAACCTTTTAAAAGTTGGCGACCCACGGTTAGTTTTAACTCGCGGCCGTTTAAGATAGCGAGTTTATCTTAAACAGAATCGCTTATTAATAAATAGCGCGTAGCTGGATATGCATCCAGCATTTTTTGTGGTATAAACAACGGTATTAATGATAATAAACCAGCCTGTTCAGGGTTTAGATAGTATGTTCAGGGTTTAGATAGCAATAGAGGGCTTCAATGTGATAGGTCGTTTACGTGGTATTGTTTTAGAAAAGCAACCTCCAATCGTATTATTAGAGCTACAAGGTGTCGGTTATGAAGTCCATATGCCGATGACTTGTTTCTATGAATTACCCGAAATTGGTCAAGAAGCGATTGTTTTCACTCATTTTGTTGTTCGTGAAGATGCCCAATTATTATATGGCTTTAACGACAAGCAAGAAAGGGCGCTATTTAAAGAACTGATCAAAGTTAATGGGGTTGGTCCAAAATTAGCTCTAGCAATTTTATCAGGGATGTCTGCTCAACAATTTGTTTCTGCGATTGAACAAGAAGCTATCGCATCACTGGTCAAATTACCTGGTATTGGTAAGAAAACGGCAGAACGTTTAGTGGTCGAAATGAAAGACCGCTTCAAAGGCCTAAATGGCGATTTATTTAATCAAAATAGTGACATTAACCTACCAAGTGTGAACAGCAAAGTACCAAGCATGGCTGATATTGAGGCAGAAGCAGCTGCTGCATTGATTGCTTTAGGGTACAAACCACAAGAAGCAAGCCGTATGGTGAGTAAAGTCGCAAAACCGGATAGCGACTCTGAAACATTGATCCGTGATGCCCTTCGTGCCGCACTTTGATTGAGAGACGTTGAATATGATTGAAGCTGATCGCCTAATAACGGCTGAAGTATTACAGTCAGATGAAGAAGCTATTGACCGTGCGATCAGGCCAAAGCTATTGAATGAATACATTGGTCAGCCCCAGGTTAAAGACCAAATGGAAATATTTATTCAGGCGGCAAAAATGCGGGGCGATGCGCTTGACCATTTGCTAATCTTTGGTCCTCCAGGGTTAGGTAAAACAACTCTGGCTGGGATTGTTGCAAATGAATTAGGCGTTAATCTGCGTACAACTTCAGGGCCCGTATTAGAAAAAGCAGGCGATTTAGCAGCCATGTTAACTAATTTAGAACCTCATGATGTCCTATTCATTGATGAAATCCATCGATTATCTCCAGTTGTTGAGGAAATACTTTATCCCGCAATGGAAGATTACCAGCTAGATATCATGATAGGTGAAGGGCCTGCTGCGCGTTCTATTAAAATTGATCTCCCTCCTTTCACATTAATTGGTGCGACGACTCGGGCTGGGTCACTCACATCACCATTACGTGATAGGTTCGGTATTGTGCAACGCCTAGAATTTTATCAAGTTAATGATCTACAACATATTGTCAAACGTAGCGCCCAATACATGGGGCTAGACATCACCGAAGAAGGGGCTCTACAAGTTGCTATGCGCTCGAGGGGAACTCCACGTATTACCAACCGTTTGTTGCGTCGCGTGCGGGACTTTGCACAAGTAAAAGGCGATGGTTCAATTGATGGGCTAATAGCTAACCAAGCATTAGACATGTTAAATGTTGATGCTGCAGGCTTTGATTATTTAGATAGAAAGCTTCTGGTGGCTATTATTGATAAATTTATGGGCGGCCCAGTTGGTGTTGATAACCTTGCAGCAGCCATTGGGGAAGAGCGTGAAACCATAGAAGATGTTTTAGAACCTTATCTTATCCAGCAAGGCTTTATTCAGCGCACCCCTAGAGGCCGAATGGCGACGGTTCATGCATATAACCACTTTGGTTTAACCCCTAAAGAAATTTAATTATATTAAATAAATAAAAATGGCCCCAACATTGAAAGCAATGTTAGGGCCATTTACATCAAAAATTGTATGTAACAACTGAAATTATGTAGCTCATAGCTTAAATTAATTTTTCGCTTTTATTACTAAACTAAATACGAACAGAATAGCGGATACCAACACCACAGACGGCCCTGCAGGGGTATCGTAGAAAGCAGAAAGTGTTAGCCCACCAGTCACAGCAATCATACCAATTAAGACAGCGATAGAAGCCATTTGCTCAGGCGTTCGAGCAAAACGCCGAGCCGTTGCCGCGGGTATAATTAATAAAGACGTAATAATTAACGCCCCGACAAATTTCATTGCAATACCAATTGTTAGTGCGGTAACTAGCATTAGTAATAAACGCAGTCTTTGAATATTAATGCCATCAACAAAAGCAAGTTCAGGGCTAACCGTTATGGACAAAAGTGCCCGCCAACGATAGAAAAGCAACCCGCAAACGACAATAACGCCAATAAAAATCGTTATAATATCCTCATAGCTGACTGAGAGTAAGTCACCAAATAAATAAGCCATTAGGTCAACACGGACATTAGCCATTAAGCTAACAACAACTAGACCTAAAGAGAGTGAACTGTGCGCCATAATACCCAGTAGAGTATCAACAGCAAGTTGTGGCCGCTTTTCTAGCCAAACTAAAATTAAGGCCAATAACAAAGTGACAGCAATAACAGCATAGAATGGGTTGATATTTAATAGAAGCCCAAATGCGACGCCTAGCAATGAAGCATGGGCTAGTGTATCGCCAAAATAGGACATACGGCGCCACACAACAAAAGAGCCTAGAGGACCTGCCGCAATGGCAAGTAGCATACCTGCTATCCAGCCGGGTAATAGTAACTCAATCATGTTTGCAGTCCTTGCTGTGTTGGTGGCCAACAATAATATTGCCTTCTAAATCGTGTTGATGATTATGTTGATGGCGGTATACACCGAGTTGTTGAGCACCGCGATAACCAAACATTGCCACAAACTCAGGGTGGTTTGAAACAACGTCTGGCGCGCCAGAACAGCAAATATGGCCGTTAATGCAAAGTACTTTATCTGTTTTTGCCATTACGAGATGTAAGTCATGGGAGACCATTAATACGGCGCAGTTAAGCTCAGTTCTTAACTGATTAATTAAGTCATATAGAGCAACTTGACCTGTGATATCAACGCCTTGAGCGGGCTCGTCAAGCACTAGCAAGTCAGGTTTATTGAGTAGGGCGCGAGCCAGTAAAACACGCTGAGTCTCACCGCCTGATAACTTTTGCATTGGTTGTTCGAGTAAATGCGTTGCCTTGACCCTCTCGAGGGCGGGTAACAAATGCTCTTTACGAACACCAAGCTTTAATAACATAAACCGTTTAACCGTAAGAGGAAGCGTCGTATCTAAGTGAAGTTTTTGTGGAACATAACCAATAGCGAGAGAAGAAGGACGCGTAATGGTACCTGATGTAGGGGCAAGTAACCCGAGTACAACACGTACAATTGTTGATTTTCCAGCGCCATTCGGGCCTAAAAGGGTCACGATATCACCTTTATTCAGTTCAAAGGTAACATCGTTGAGAACCTGTTTTTCGCCAAATGAAACAGAAATCTTATTTAAAGTTAGTAGTGGTTGCATGTGAAAAACATCTTGCAGAATTCATGTTGTGTTATATTATAACATTTCAAAGTTAAAATCACGGAAAAAGACTGCTATGATACATAAATCGAAAAACATTGCCTGTAAATTTCTTTTTGGGGCAGTGGCAAGCTCGGTATTAAGTGCAACAATGGTATCAACCGCGAATGCTGATGTTGTGACTTCAATTCGTCCACTGGCCTTTATTGCAGCTGGTATTGCTGATGGTGTCACTGAGACACAAGTTTTATTACCAGATGGCGCTTCGCCTCATGATTATGCACTTAAACCTTCTGATTTGAAAAAAATTAAACAGGCTGATTTATTTGTATGGGTTGGGCCTGATATGGAAATGTTTTTACAGAAGCCAATCAATACATTACCACAGAATAAACGCCTAGCATTAGCTGAACAGAAAAATATTAAGCCGCTACTTATGGCAGAGTCCCATGAAGATGAACATGACCATGAACATGGAGATGAGGCTAATCATGACAAGGATCACGAACATCATCATCATGGTGAGTATAATATGCACATCTGGTTATCACCAGAGATCGCAAATTTTGCTGCGCAAGACATTTATGAACGTTTAGTAGAGCTTTATCCTGAACAAAAAGATAAGCTAGACGTAAACCTTCGTAAATTCAAAGAAAATATGACGCAAAATGATCAGAATATTGCTAATATTTTGCAGCCAGCTAGAAACAAGGGTTATTTCGTTTTTCACGACGCTTATGGCTACTTTGAAAAACACTATCAACTCGCTCCTTTAGGGCATTTTACGATAAACCCAGAAATACAGCCAGGCGCGCAAAAATTACATCAAATACGAACACAATTGGTTGAGCATAAAGCGCAATGTGTTTTTGCTGAGCCACAATTCAGGCCTGCTGTGATTGAAAGCGTAGCACGTAATACGGGGGTGAAAATGGGAACTCTCGACCCACTAGGAATTGGGCTGGCTATAGAGCCGGATAGCTACATGAAGTTTTTGACTCAACTATCAGAGCAATACGCCAGCTGCCTGGATTAAAAATAGAAGGAATTGTTTAAGTGCAGCAAATGGCCAAGAGTCTGGTTCAGGTATACGGTAGCCTGTCTAGAACACACAAAATTGTATTAAGTGCGCTCACTGTAGCGACTATGGCCGTCGCAATTTGGCGGCCAGTTCATATACCAACAACGACTGAAAATGACGGAACACCAGATACCATCATTCCGCTCTCATTATTACCTGCAAGTGATGCTACCGACGATATAATTCAAGATAGTAGTGAACAGCTACCTGATGAAGGCCTCGCTGATACTGACGCTGAAGCTGCAGAAACTGGTGGGGCAGCAGCACCTCTCGTTCATGAATATGTTGTTGCAAGTGGTGATAATTTAACGACTATTTTAACTCAATTCGGTATTGAAGCGGGTGATGTTGCAACACTATCCAATCAACATAAATCGCTGAGAAACCTGAAAATAGGCCAATCTTTAAATTGGTCGTTAACTGATCAAGGCGAATTAGAATCATTGACATGGGAAGTTTCTCGCCGTGAGACCCGTGTATTTACCCGCGTTGGAACGACAAACAAATTTGAAGAAGCCAAACAAATTCGTGAAGGTGAGTGGACTAACAGTGTATTAAAAGGCACGGTTGACGGTTCATTTGCACAAAGTACAAATAAAGCTGGCTTAACACGCAATGAAGGCCGTGAGGTGATCAAAGCCTTGCAATGGCAAGTTGACTTCAAAAAATTGAAAAAAGGCGATAAATTCAGTGTGTTAATGAGTAGAGAAATGCTGAATGGCCGTAGTGAACAGAGCCAACTCATTGGTGTTCGTCTACAAACAAATGGAAAAAGCTATTACGCTTTTCGTGCTGAAGATGGGCGATATTATGATAGCGAAGGGAATGGCTTAGAACGCGGTTTCTTACGTT is drawn from Providencia huaxiensis and contains these coding sequences:
- the aspS gene encoding aspartate--tRNA ligase; the encoded protein is MRTNYCGQLNIAHEGQKVTLSGWVNRRRDLGGLIFIDMRDREGIVQVFFDPDRKDIFEKASELRNEFCIQITGTVRARPDSQKNKDMATGEIEVFAEELNVFNKSEPLPLDSNQTNTEERRLKYRYLDLRRPEMSERLRTRAKITSFVRNFMDNEGFLDVETPMLTKATPEGARDYLVPSRVHKGKFYALPQSPQLFKQLLMMSGFDRYYQIVKCFRDEDLRADRQPEFTQIDVETSFMTAEQVREIMERMIRNLWLEVKGVDLGNFPIMTFAEAMRRYGSDKPDLRNPMELVDVADIVKDVEFAVFSGPANDPKGRVAALKVPGGAAMTRKQIDEYGQFVGIYGAKGLAWMKVNERAKGLEGIQSPVAKFLSEDVINQLLDRTGAVDGDILLFGAGAKNVVTDSMGALRLKVGRDFELTDLNSWQPLWVIDFPMFEDNGEGGLTAMHHPFTSPKDFSPEELASKPEEAVANAYDMVINGYEVGGGSVRIHRNEMQQTVFSILGINEEDQREKFGFLLDALKYGTPPHAGLAFGLDRLVMLLTGTDNIRDVIAFPKTTAAACLMTNAPSHANPDSLTELAIAVVAKDEE
- the nudB gene encoding dihydroneopterin triphosphate diphosphatase, encoding MKKYKRPESVLVIIVAQSSGRVLMLRRKDDPNFWQSVTGSLEPDEKPYETAYREIKEETGFEVEQNQLQDLSHSIIFEIFPHFRHRYAPDVTHCKEHWFKMVQSEEKMPLLTEHSEFRWLAPDEAASLTKSWSNSQAILEFAV
- a CDS encoding YebC/PmpR family DNA-binding transcriptional regulator yields the protein MAGHSKWANTKHRKAAQDAKRGKIFTKIIRELVTAARLGGGDPATNPRLRAAIDKALSNNMTRDTLNRAIARGVGNDDNDNMETIIYEGYGPGGTAVMVECLSDNRNRTVSEVRHAFTKTGGNLGTDGSVSYLFTKRGVITYAPGVDEDAIMDAALEAGADDVETYDDGAIDVYTTPETFGEVKDALDAAGFTSEAAEVSMIPSTKAELDAETAPKLLRLIDMLEDSDDVQEVYHNGDISDEVAATL
- the ruvC gene encoding crossover junction endodeoxyribonuclease RuvC codes for the protein MAIILGIDPGSRVTGYGVIRQQGRQLLYLGSGCIRTQVDDLPSRLQRIYAGVSEIITQYQPDVLSIEQVFMAKNADSALKLGQARGAAIVAAANMNIPVFEYAARQVKQTVVGTGAAEKSQVQHMVKSILKLSASPQSDAADALAIAITHCHFNQNLLKVGDPRLVLTRGRLR
- the ruvA gene encoding Holliday junction branch migration protein RuvA — translated: MIGRLRGIVLEKQPPIVLLELQGVGYEVHMPMTCFYELPEIGQEAIVFTHFVVREDAQLLYGFNDKQERALFKELIKVNGVGPKLALAILSGMSAQQFVSAIEQEAIASLVKLPGIGKKTAERLVVEMKDRFKGLNGDLFNQNSDINLPSVNSKVPSMADIEAEAAAALIALGYKPQEASRMVSKVAKPDSDSETLIRDALRAAL
- the ruvB gene encoding Holliday junction branch migration DNA helicase RuvB, which translates into the protein MIEADRLITAEVLQSDEEAIDRAIRPKLLNEYIGQPQVKDQMEIFIQAAKMRGDALDHLLIFGPPGLGKTTLAGIVANELGVNLRTTSGPVLEKAGDLAAMLTNLEPHDVLFIDEIHRLSPVVEEILYPAMEDYQLDIMIGEGPAARSIKIDLPPFTLIGATTRAGSLTSPLRDRFGIVQRLEFYQVNDLQHIVKRSAQYMGLDITEEGALQVAMRSRGTPRITNRLLRRVRDFAQVKGDGSIDGLIANQALDMLNVDAAGFDYLDRKLLVAIIDKFMGGPVGVDNLAAAIGEERETIEDVLEPYLIQQGFIQRTPRGRMATVHAYNHFGLTPKEI
- the znuB gene encoding zinc ABC transporter permease subunit ZnuB, giving the protein MIELLLPGWIAGMLLAIAAGPLGSFVVWRRMSYFGDTLAHASLLGVAFGLLLNINPFYAVIAVTLLLALILVWLEKRPQLAVDTLLGIMAHSSLSLGLVVVSLMANVRVDLMAYLFGDLLSVSYEDIITIFIGVIVVCGLLFYRWRALLSITVSPELAFVDGINIQRLRLLLMLVTALTIGIAMKFVGALIITSLLIIPAATARRFARTPEQMASIAVLIGMIAVTGGLTLSAFYDTPAGPSVVLVSAILFVFSLVIKAKN
- the znuC gene encoding zinc ABC transporter ATP-binding protein ZnuC, translated to MQPLLTLNKISVSFGEKQVLNDVTFELNKGDIVTLLGPNGAGKSTIVRVVLGLLAPTSGTITRPSSLAIGYVPQKLHLDTTLPLTVKRFMLLKLGVRKEHLLPALERVKATHLLEQPMQKLSGGETQRVLLARALLNKPDLLVLDEPAQGVDITGQVALYDLINQLRTELNCAVLMVSHDLHLVMAKTDKVLCINGHICCSGAPDVVSNHPEFVAMFGYRGAQQLGVYRHQHNHQHDLEGNIIVGHQHSKDCKHD
- the znuA gene encoding zinc ABC transporter substrate-binding protein ZnuA encodes the protein MIHKSKNIACKFLFGAVASSVLSATMVSTANADVVTSIRPLAFIAAGIADGVTETQVLLPDGASPHDYALKPSDLKKIKQADLFVWVGPDMEMFLQKPINTLPQNKRLALAEQKNIKPLLMAESHEDEHDHEHGDEANHDKDHEHHHHGEYNMHIWLSPEIANFAAQDIYERLVELYPEQKDKLDVNLRKFKENMTQNDQNIANILQPARNKGYFVFHDAYGYFEKHYQLAPLGHFTINPEIQPGAQKLHQIRTQLVEHKAQCVFAEPQFRPAVIESVARNTGVKMGTLDPLGIGLAIEPDSYMKFLTQLSEQYASCLD
- the mepM gene encoding murein DD-endopeptidase MepM, giving the protein MQQMAKSLVQVYGSLSRTHKIVLSALTVATMAVAIWRPVHIPTTTENDGTPDTIIPLSLLPASDATDDIIQDSSEQLPDEGLADTDAEAAETGGAAAPLVHEYVVASGDNLTTILTQFGIEAGDVATLSNQHKSLRNLKIGQSLNWSLTDQGELESLTWEVSRRETRVFTRVGTTNKFEEAKQIREGEWTNSVLKGTVDGSFAQSTNKAGLTRNEGREVIKALQWQVDFKKLKKGDKFSVLMSREMLNGRSEQSQLIGVRLQTNGKSYYAFRAEDGRYYDSEGNGLERGFLRFPTAKQFRVSSQFNPRRVNPVTGRVAPHKGVDFAMPVGTPVLAVGDGEVIVSKYSGAAGNFIAIRHGRQYTTRYMHLRQLLVKPGQKVKRGDRIALSGNTGRSTGPHLHFEMWVNQQAVNPLTAKLPSSGGLTGKERKEYLALVKETKPQLKLQ